One window of the Pseudomonas lurida genome contains the following:
- a CDS encoding 3-oxoacyl-ACP reductase family protein, which yields MTTHTLSGKVALIQGGSRGIGAAIVKRLAAQGAAVAFTYVSSAAKAEALQNSVISEGGKALAIHADSANADAIRNAVNATLEAFGRLDILVNNAGVLAIAPLEDFKLEDFDQTLAINVRSVFIATQEAAKHMGDGGRVINIGSTNAERMPFGGGGPYAMSKAALVGLTKGLARDLGPRGITINNVQPGPVDTDMNPANSDFADTLIGLMAVGRYGHVEEIASFVAYLAGPEAGYITGASLTIDGGFSA from the coding sequence ATGACCACCCACACCCTCAGCGGCAAAGTCGCCTTGATTCAAGGCGGTTCTCGCGGCATCGGCGCCGCCATCGTCAAGCGCCTCGCGGCACAGGGCGCAGCCGTCGCCTTTACCTACGTCAGCTCGGCCGCCAAGGCTGAAGCCTTGCAGAACAGCGTGATCAGCGAAGGCGGCAAAGCCCTGGCGATTCATGCCGACAGCGCCAATGCGGACGCGATCCGCAACGCGGTCAACGCCACCCTCGAAGCCTTTGGGCGCCTGGATATCCTGGTCAACAACGCTGGCGTGCTGGCCATTGCGCCGCTGGAAGACTTCAAGCTGGAAGACTTTGACCAGACCCTGGCAATCAATGTACGCAGCGTGTTCATCGCGACCCAGGAAGCCGCCAAGCACATGGGTGATGGCGGACGCGTGATCAATATCGGCAGCACCAATGCCGAGCGCATGCCGTTTGGTGGGGGTGGCCCGTATGCAATGAGCAAGGCGGCGCTGGTGGGGTTGACCAAGGGACTGGCACGAGACCTGGGGCCACGCGGCATCACCATCAACAACGTGCAGCCTGGGCCGGTGGATACCGATATGAACCCGGCGAACAGCGACTTTGCCGACACCCTGATCGGGTTGATGGCGGTGGGGCGTTACGGGCATGTGGAAGAGATTGCCAGCTTTGTGGCTTACCTGGCCGGGCCTGAAGCGGGGTACATCACCGGTGCAAGCCTGACCATCGATGGTGGCTTCAGCGCCTAG
- a CDS encoding HAD-IA family hydrolase → MNAPRTAVGPIKAVIFDMDGLLLDTEGIYTEVTQIIAERYGRTYDWGIKQHIIGRGAQDLADYVVKALDLPITPAQFLEIREPLMSERFPKALGMPGAEALVRHLKAHNIPIAVGTSSSRNSFGHKTTLHREWFGLFDTIVTADDPEVGAAKPAPDIFLTAARRLGVAPEDCLVFEDSPFGVTAAKAAHMTAIAVPDEAMADSKYHHADQIIRKLADFDLAAYGLPPRP, encoded by the coding sequence ATGAATGCACCGCGTACCGCAGTCGGTCCAATCAAGGCCGTGATTTTTGATATGGACGGGTTGTTGCTGGATACCGAAGGCATCTACACCGAAGTTACGCAGATCATCGCCGAACGCTACGGTCGCACCTACGATTGGGGCATCAAGCAGCACATTATCGGCCGCGGTGCCCAGGACCTGGCTGACTACGTCGTAAAGGCGCTGGATTTGCCGATCACGCCGGCGCAGTTCCTGGAAATTCGCGAGCCGCTGATGAGCGAGCGCTTCCCCAAGGCATTGGGCATGCCCGGCGCTGAAGCACTGGTGCGGCACTTGAAGGCGCACAATATCCCGATTGCGGTGGGCACCAGTTCGTCGCGTAATTCGTTCGGCCACAAGACCACGCTGCACCGCGAATGGTTTGGCCTGTTCGATACCATCGTCACCGCTGACGACCCGGAAGTCGGCGCCGCCAAACCCGCGCCGGATATCTTCCTCACCGCCGCTCGCCGCCTGGGCGTTGCACCCGAGGACTGCCTGGTGTTCGAAGACTCACCGTTTGGCGTCACCGCCGCGAAAGCCGCCCACATGACCGCCATCGCGGTGCCGGATGAAGCCATGGCAGACAGCAAGTACCACCACGCCGACCAGATCATCCGCAAGCTTGCGGACTTTGACCTGGCGGCCTATGGCTTGCCGCCCCGTCCCTGA
- a CDS encoding DUF2784 domain-containing protein, producing the protein MLLRIAADSLVLFHLTFILFVLFGGLLALKWRRVMWLHLPAAAWGVAVEVLHLPCPLTQWENLLRHLAGQDGYGGGFVEHYILTLIYPAGLTPGIQLALGALVLLVNIAVYVCLIRRAQAGSQGRPM; encoded by the coding sequence ATGCTCCTGCGTATCGCTGCCGACAGCCTGGTGCTGTTTCACCTCACCTTTATCCTGTTCGTGCTGTTTGGCGGCTTGCTTGCGCTCAAGTGGCGCCGGGTAATGTGGCTGCATTTGCCGGCGGCCGCCTGGGGCGTGGCGGTGGAAGTGCTGCACCTGCCCTGCCCGTTGACCCAGTGGGAAAACCTGCTTCGCCACCTCGCCGGGCAAGACGGTTACGGCGGCGGTTTTGTCGAGCATTACATCCTCACGCTGATCTACCCGGCGGGGCTGACCCCCGGGATTCAATTGGCGCTCGGGGCGCTGGTGCTGCTGGTCAATATCGCGGTGTATGTGTGCTTGATCAGGCGTGCGCAGGCAGGCAGCCAAGGTCGGCCAATGTAG
- a CDS encoding NAD-dependent epimerase/dehydratase family protein: protein MKKVLVLGATGGIGGEVARQLSAAGWEVCALTRDVDKARSQNAVFTWIKGDALNRDEVLAAARGCAVIVHGVNPPGYRNWAEQVLPMIDNTIAAAIVEGATVVLPGTVYNYGPDAFPVLHEDSPQHPQTRKGAIRVQLEQRLLDASRQGARALIVRAGDFFGARVANNWFAQGLVKPGKPVKVVSYPGAPGVMHQWAYLPDVARTMVELIERRATLDAFACFHMAGHVDTDGTQMVQAIQRVMLRRTGHQPRVKRFPWWLLKVAAPFVVTLREMQEMRYLWQTPLRMDNQRLLAALGHEPHTPLEAAVEATLADLGCLPAHA, encoded by the coding sequence ATGAAAAAGGTTCTGGTATTGGGTGCCACCGGCGGGATAGGCGGTGAAGTAGCGCGACAGTTGAGTGCTGCAGGCTGGGAAGTGTGTGCGTTGACCCGTGATGTGGACAAAGCCCGCAGCCAGAACGCAGTGTTTACGTGGATTAAAGGTGATGCGCTCAATCGCGACGAGGTACTGGCGGCTGCCCGTGGCTGCGCGGTCATCGTGCATGGGGTCAACCCACCGGGTTATCGCAATTGGGCTGAGCAAGTGCTCCCGATGATCGACAACACCATCGCCGCAGCCATCGTCGAAGGCGCCACTGTCGTCTTGCCCGGCACGGTCTATAACTACGGGCCGGATGCATTCCCGGTGTTGCACGAGGACTCACCCCAGCACCCACAGACCCGCAAAGGCGCAATCCGCGTGCAATTGGAGCAGCGCTTGCTGGACGCTTCCCGTCAGGGGGCTCGGGCCCTGATCGTGCGCGCCGGGGACTTTTTCGGCGCCCGGGTGGCTAACAACTGGTTTGCCCAGGGACTGGTCAAGCCCGGAAAGCCGGTCAAGGTCGTCAGCTACCCGGGTGCCCCGGGGGTGATGCATCAATGGGCGTATCTGCCAGACGTCGCGCGCACGATGGTCGAGTTGATCGAGCGTCGAGCAACCCTGGACGCCTTCGCCTGCTTTCACATGGCCGGGCACGTGGACACGGATGGCACACAGATGGTCCAAGCGATCCAGCGTGTAATGCTGCGTAGGACAGGGCATCAACCGCGCGTCAAACGTTTCCCGTGGTGGCTGCTGAAAGTGGCGGCACCCTTTGTCGTCACCCTGCGTGAGATGCAAGAGATGCGCTACCTGTGGCAAACCCCCTTGCGCATGGACAACCAGCGCCTGCTGGCGGCCTTGGGCCATGAGCCGCACACGCCGCTGGAAGCAGCGGTGGAAGCTACATTGGCCGACCTTGGCTGCCTGCCTGCGCACGCCTGA
- a CDS encoding LysR family transcriptional regulator, translating to MASTIGWELYRSFLGVLREGSLSGAARQLGITQPTVGRHIAALETALGVVLFTRSPSGLLPTAVARTLRAHAETMERTAAALERAASSQGDEVRGVVRVSASEVVGVEVLPPILTQLRQAHPHLKVELVLTNRLSDLLQLEADIAVRMVRPSQEQLLARRIGLIEVGLHARDDYLQQHGTPLHMQDLASHSLIGFDQENAFIRSLAIQGFERSAFACSSDSDLAQLALIRAGAGIGGCQVQLAKRDPRLRRVLPEGFALMLDTWVTMHEDLRNSPRCRVMFDALVEGLQRYVQD from the coding sequence ATGGCATCGACGATTGGCTGGGAGCTTTACCGGTCGTTCCTGGGCGTGCTCCGGGAAGGATCGCTGTCGGGGGCCGCACGGCAGCTCGGCATTACCCAACCCACGGTCGGTCGGCACATTGCCGCGCTGGAAACGGCGTTGGGCGTGGTGCTGTTTACCCGCTCGCCGAGCGGCTTGTTGCCCACGGCCGTGGCCCGCACCCTGCGTGCCCATGCCGAAACCATGGAGCGCACGGCGGCGGCGCTTGAACGTGCGGCGTCTTCCCAAGGTGATGAAGTGCGCGGCGTGGTGCGCGTATCCGCCAGTGAAGTGGTCGGCGTAGAAGTGCTGCCGCCGATCCTCACGCAATTGCGCCAGGCACACCCGCACCTCAAGGTTGAACTGGTCCTGACCAACCGCCTGAGCGACCTGCTGCAACTGGAAGCCGATATCGCCGTGCGCATGGTCCGTCCCAGCCAGGAACAACTGCTGGCGCGACGCATTGGCCTGATCGAAGTGGGCCTGCATGCCCGCGATGATTACCTGCAGCAACACGGCACGCCCCTGCACATGCAAGACCTGGCCAGCCACTCCTTGATCGGCTTCGATCAGGAAAATGCGTTTATCCGCAGCCTGGCCATCCAGGGCTTCGAACGCAGCGCCTTCGCCTGCAGCAGTGACAGCGACCTGGCGCAACTGGCACTGATCCGCGCCGGCGCCGGCATCGGCGGCTGCCAGGTCCAACTGGCCAAGCGCGACCCACGCCTGCGCCGAGTCCTGCCGGAAGGCTTTGCACTCATGCTGGACACCTGGGTGACGATGCACGAAGACCTGCGCAACAGCCCGCGCTGCCGCGTGATGTTCGACGCCCTGGTGGAAGGTTTGCAGCGTTACGTACAGGATTGA
- a CDS encoding DUF4337 domain-containing protein translates to MSEAFEVPSPHEKHLEHTTEHAHGRGDNFASRIAVMTALMATLGAMLSYQAGSTESEAAMDKNNAAIIKTEAANQWNYYQAKSSRQNLAELATHIPGVDAAHYKDEIERYKRQKEDVRKQAETLEATSKQWDEKSEQALHQHHRWAQAMTAIQIAISLAAITLLTRKEWLKRLSYTASGAAVVLGSLAWLHI, encoded by the coding sequence ATGTCCGAAGCCTTCGAAGTCCCCAGCCCCCACGAAAAACACCTCGAGCACACCACCGAACATGCCCACGGGCGAGGTGACAACTTCGCCAGCCGCATCGCCGTGATGACCGCCCTCATGGCAACGCTCGGCGCCATGCTCAGCTACCAGGCCGGCTCCACCGAAAGTGAAGCGGCAATGGACAAAAACAACGCCGCCATCATCAAGACCGAAGCCGCGAACCAGTGGAACTACTACCAGGCCAAATCCAGCCGGCAGAACCTTGCGGAACTGGCCACTCACATTCCTGGTGTGGACGCGGCGCATTACAAGGACGAGATCGAACGCTACAAACGCCAGAAGGAAGACGTACGCAAACAAGCTGAAACGCTCGAAGCCACCTCAAAGCAATGGGATGAAAAGTCGGAACAGGCGCTGCACCAGCATCACCGCTGGGCCCAGGCAATGACCGCGATTCAGATCGCGATTTCGTTGGCGGCAATTACCCTGTTGACGCGCAAGGAATGGCTCAAGCGCCTGTCGTATACCGCCAGCGGCGCAGCCGTGGTGCTGGGCAGCCTGGCGTGGCTGCATATCTGA
- a CDS encoding tetratricopeptide repeat protein, with protein METFELDDLTHEQIKAFCQLGDEHLEGGDFTAAIGQYNLAWELIPEPKNNWEAATWVLAAIGDACFQGGFFTSAKEALEYAMTCPDAVGNPFLHLRLGQALYEKEETDRAADELMRAYMTAGDEIFDNDDPKYFAFLKTRAVI; from the coding sequence ATGGAAACTTTCGAATTGGATGACTTGACCCATGAGCAGATCAAGGCGTTTTGCCAATTGGGTGATGAACATCTGGAAGGCGGTGATTTCACGGCTGCCATCGGTCAGTACAACCTAGCGTGGGAGTTGATTCCAGAACCCAAAAATAACTGGGAAGCTGCGACATGGGTGCTTGCCGCTATCGGCGATGCCTGTTTTCAGGGAGGATTCTTTACCTCCGCAAAAGAGGCCCTTGAGTATGCGATGACTTGTCCCGACGCAGTCGGCAATCCATTTTTGCATTTGCGTTTGGGCCAAGCACTTTACGAGAAAGAGGAAACTGATCGAGCCGCCGATGAACTTATGCGAGCATACATGACGGCTGGAGATGAGATTTTTGACAACGACGACCCCAAGTATTTCGCGTTCCTAAAAACGCGGGCCGTGATTTAA
- a CDS encoding SDR family NAD(P)-dependent oxidoreductase: MKTMVVGASKGLGRALIDGLGEHGDTLIGVSRTRPKNLTHNAGIVVRWVEADLGEPAQAAQIIEQAVVDGGLDTLIYNLGIWEESAFDPAYNFLADNDDQVEAIVSCNITSTIVLIKRLLPVLLRSANPRIILTGSTSGLPQSGRPEVTFGASKFALRGIADALREGYRQQRLGVTCLNLGYLNTEDPMSTSRVIAEQRGEGNSIPVHDVVQVVRMALSLSSASFVKELTLPAIFDERF, from the coding sequence ATGAAAACCATGGTAGTCGGGGCAAGCAAGGGGTTGGGCAGAGCCCTGATTGACGGATTGGGCGAGCATGGGGACACCTTGATTGGTGTCTCTCGCACCCGTCCCAAAAACCTTACACATAACGCCGGTATCGTTGTGCGTTGGGTGGAAGCAGACCTTGGTGAACCCGCACAGGCTGCTCAGATAATCGAGCAGGCCGTAGTGGATGGCGGGCTTGATACGCTGATCTACAATTTAGGAATATGGGAAGAGTCTGCCTTTGATCCCGCATACAACTTCCTGGCTGACAACGACGACCAAGTGGAGGCTATCGTCAGCTGTAATATCACTTCGACGATAGTACTGATAAAGCGGCTGCTTCCAGTTCTGCTCAGAAGTGCTAACCCAAGGATCATATTGACCGGCTCGACTTCTGGCTTGCCGCAAAGTGGACGACCAGAAGTCACCTTTGGAGCCTCCAAGTTCGCGTTGCGTGGTATCGCCGATGCACTACGCGAAGGGTACAGGCAGCAACGCCTGGGAGTGACCTGTTTAAACTTGGGCTATCTGAATACCGAAGATCCAATGAGCACCTCGAGGGTGATTGCCGAGCAACGCGGTGAAGGCAACTCAATTCCCGTGCATGACGTCGTACAGGTAGTCCGCATGGCCTTGAGCCTGTCTTCAGCAAGCTTCGTCAAGGAGCTCACTTTGCCCGCGATATTCGATGAGCGCTTCTGA
- a CDS encoding ankyrin repeat domain-containing protein, which translates to MGEFSFRNDLSNLMRDCDLQQLLDFIGHDYDFEADPHRVLNKAAHYRREEILLYALDHGGNPNGDGEFSPLASVCGRGDLKLAKLLLKRGAEVDLKGKYGVTAMSSAVRNGTIPAVKLLLDAGASLDGAMEAAVDGLRIAFVKFLIEAGAPLDQVNRNGMTPLLLACSAGKKKGSEIAMLLLRAGADATYVREEDGMSAIKFGYWGYGECSAEVFAELRARGAPEPESDFQILQLR; encoded by the coding sequence ATGGGCGAATTTAGTTTTAGAAACGATCTCAGCAATCTCATGCGTGACTGTGACCTCCAGCAGCTTCTGGATTTCATTGGGCATGACTATGACTTTGAAGCGGATCCGCACAGGGTGCTCAACAAAGCCGCCCATTACAGAAGGGAAGAAATACTCCTGTATGCACTAGACCATGGAGGAAATCCCAATGGTGATGGTGAATTCTCTCCGCTGGCGTCGGTCTGCGGACGTGGCGACTTAAAGCTTGCGAAATTGCTGCTCAAGCGCGGAGCAGAGGTCGACCTGAAAGGAAAGTATGGCGTTACTGCAATGAGCTCGGCGGTGCGCAACGGGACAATTCCTGCAGTCAAGTTGCTATTGGATGCAGGGGCGAGTCTAGACGGAGCTATGGAGGCGGCTGTTGACGGGCTTCGTATCGCCTTTGTGAAATTCCTGATCGAGGCGGGCGCACCGCTTGACCAGGTCAATCGCAACGGGATGACTCCTTTGCTCCTCGCGTGCAGTGCAGGAAAGAAAAAGGGTAGTGAGATCGCGATGTTGCTTCTGCGGGCGGGAGCGGATGCGACTTATGTTCGCGAGGAAGATGGTATGTCTGCTATCAAATTCGGCTATTGGGGTTACGGTGAGTGCTCTGCGGAAGTATTCGCTGAATTGAGGGCTCGAGGGGCCCCGGAGCCTGAGTCGGATTTTCAAATCCTACAATTGAGGTGA
- a CDS encoding AAA family ATPase has protein sequence MITSIAKLENFGIFGSYAKPASLEDFTQYNLIYGWNGSGKSTLSKIFESIAKGQIIEDFPGGTLTVNTTSGTINNRNLSSRPIDLCVFNSNFIKENINWDSIVKSILLISQDKIEEKKQLKEKQDKLKEKEKELKDISDAQNDLLETNQNILSAIAKSIKSRFQILDSSDNYFVSYNRVKVQSKISTHIKDLNIGTYLLSPDAFEKNQKATSPKFKPAVTHSLNRIKHENYLQLAHQLNSLFKETVKSTKISHLLENPPIQKWVEQGLQIHEGLNKCEFCENDLPSERLETLNKHFSEAFKTFKSKLEGAHTLIDTLVIFKPPHLPQVDLYEEYYANLPKLEKELDYITDSINERLKNWKVTLDEKIDNPFIDTGCAIELPPSLFHEHENVCEQIEQVVSLHNDKAINFQNQISSAKSSLELHFLTEELNDCDFIKNQQSHESNKQPVIDLQKTVNEISAEIDELEKNLNNESIGAEEFNKLLHKFLGRNQISLKFDKIRKGYQILRAPENTPAKNLSEGEKNAIGLIYFLTKLSENERDLSKSVVVFDDPVSSFDSNNLFNAHSFLRNHCQAAQQLFILTHSFNYFKLVRDWLAGKNDKKDENKNPIIRARFYNIEASPTALRTSTINNAPKSLTGFNSEYHFLYSTLKQYVDQETLALETAFAVANMSRKLLEAFLTFKYPHGRGNFRGLMDQAITDEVTCERIYRFINKYSHNQIIEFDDSTADNIASESEYIVRDIFKEIERLDKSHYEGMTKALA, from the coding sequence ATGATTACGTCAATAGCAAAACTTGAAAACTTTGGAATATTCGGAAGCTACGCGAAACCTGCCTCTCTGGAAGACTTCACCCAATACAACCTAATCTATGGATGGAACGGCAGTGGGAAGTCAACACTCTCAAAGATATTTGAATCCATAGCGAAAGGACAAATCATTGAGGACTTTCCTGGAGGAACTCTGACTGTAAATACAACCTCAGGCACTATAAACAACCGCAACTTATCATCCAGACCTATTGACCTGTGCGTATTCAATTCAAACTTCATAAAAGAAAATATCAATTGGGACAGCATCGTCAAAAGCATTCTTTTGATTTCACAAGATAAAATCGAAGAAAAGAAACAACTTAAAGAGAAACAGGACAAACTAAAAGAAAAAGAGAAAGAACTTAAAGATATATCAGACGCACAGAACGACCTATTAGAAACCAATCAAAATATACTAAGCGCAATAGCAAAAAGCATTAAAAGCAGATTCCAAATACTCGACAGCTCCGACAATTACTTCGTAAGCTATAACCGCGTCAAGGTGCAGTCAAAAATCAGCACTCACATTAAAGATTTAAATATTGGAACTTATCTTTTATCTCCCGACGCATTTGAAAAAAACCAAAAAGCCACATCACCAAAATTCAAACCCGCCGTAACTCACTCCCTCAACAGAATAAAACACGAAAACTATTTGCAACTAGCCCACCAGTTAAACTCTTTATTCAAAGAAACTGTCAAATCAACCAAGATAAGTCACCTACTTGAAAACCCACCCATTCAGAAATGGGTAGAACAGGGACTTCAAATACATGAAGGGTTAAATAAGTGTGAATTCTGTGAAAACGATCTGCCTTCGGAACGCTTGGAAACTCTCAACAAGCACTTTAGCGAAGCATTCAAAACCTTTAAGAGCAAGCTAGAAGGCGCGCATACGCTAATCGACACACTAGTCATTTTTAAACCTCCTCACCTACCCCAAGTAGATCTTTACGAGGAGTATTACGCAAATCTTCCAAAGCTGGAGAAAGAGCTTGATTACATAACCGACAGTATCAATGAACGACTCAAAAACTGGAAGGTCACGCTAGATGAAAAAATCGATAACCCCTTTATAGACACGGGTTGCGCGATTGAACTTCCGCCCTCTCTTTTTCATGAACACGAAAACGTATGCGAGCAGATTGAACAGGTAGTTTCGCTACATAACGACAAAGCAATCAACTTTCAAAATCAAATAAGTAGCGCCAAGTCATCTTTAGAACTTCATTTCCTAACCGAAGAACTGAACGATTGCGACTTTATAAAAAATCAACAGTCACATGAGTCAAATAAACAGCCCGTGATCGACCTGCAAAAGACAGTCAATGAGATATCCGCCGAGATCGATGAACTTGAGAAGAATCTTAACAATGAAAGCATCGGAGCTGAAGAGTTCAACAAGCTACTTCATAAGTTCTTAGGCAGAAACCAAATATCATTAAAATTCGATAAGATACGCAAGGGTTATCAGATACTCAGAGCACCAGAAAACACACCTGCTAAAAATTTGAGCGAAGGCGAAAAAAACGCTATCGGGCTTATATACTTCCTGACAAAGCTGTCGGAAAATGAAAGAGACCTATCCAAATCTGTCGTGGTTTTTGACGATCCGGTCTCTAGTTTCGACTCTAACAATTTATTCAACGCTCATTCCTTCCTAAGAAATCACTGCCAAGCTGCACAACAGCTGTTCATCCTCACTCACAGCTTTAACTATTTCAAACTAGTCCGAGACTGGCTGGCGGGAAAAAATGACAAAAAAGATGAAAACAAGAATCCAATTATACGTGCTCGTTTCTATAATATTGAGGCGTCGCCTACTGCCTTGAGAACATCCACAATCAATAACGCACCCAAAAGCTTGACCGGCTTCAATTCCGAATACCATTTTCTTTACTCAACACTCAAACAATATGTTGATCAAGAAACTCTTGCACTTGAAACAGCTTTCGCTGTTGCAAACATGTCAAGAAAACTGTTAGAGGCCTTCCTTACATTCAAGTATCCTCACGGGCGTGGAAACTTCAGGGGTTTAATGGATCAAGCCATTACGGACGAAGTCACATGCGAAAGAATTTATCGTTTCATCAACAAATACTCTCACAATCAAATAATCGAATTTGACGACAGCACCGCAGACAATATAGCTTCAGAATCGGAATATATTGTTAGAGATATTTTCAAAGAGATTGAACGACTAGATAAAAGTCACTATGAAGGGATGACAAAAGCCTTAGCTTAA
- a CDS encoding phage portal protein, with product MSNRRRNTQQVAQASTVTTQEFIPRINSKMEAFSFGDPSPVLSGREVFDYLECWFNGRWYEPPLSLDGLARSVGSSVHLHSGLMFKRNLLSKTFIPHRLLSRAAFEQFALDFLCLGNGYLEGRRSMLGPVRELVPPLAKYMRSGKDGRQFMVQGWKEEHEFEPGTVFHLREADLHQEVYGLPEWISALQSALLNESATLFRRKYYENGSHAGFILYMTDAAQNEADVDSLRKALKDSKGPGNFRNLFVYSPNGKKDGLQIIPVSEVTAKDEFNSIKNQTRDDVLASLRIPPQLMGIVPQNAGGFGSIREAAQIYAANELEPIQARMKQVNDWIGEEVIKFERYELGAEI from the coding sequence ATGTCGAACCGCCGCAGAAATACCCAGCAAGTGGCCCAGGCTTCCACGGTTACAACGCAGGAATTTATTCCGCGCATTAATAGCAAGATGGAGGCGTTCAGCTTCGGCGATCCTTCACCAGTCTTGAGTGGCCGGGAGGTGTTTGATTATCTGGAGTGCTGGTTTAACGGGCGGTGGTACGAGCCGCCGCTGTCGCTGGACGGACTGGCACGGTCTGTGGGTTCTAGCGTGCACCTTCACTCGGGGCTGATGTTCAAGCGCAATTTGCTGAGCAAAACCTTCATTCCACACCGTCTGTTGTCGCGGGCAGCCTTCGAACAGTTCGCCCTGGACTTCCTGTGCCTGGGTAACGGCTACTTGGAAGGGCGGCGCTCGATGCTTGGTCCGGTGCGCGAGCTGGTGCCGCCGCTGGCGAAGTACATGCGCTCGGGCAAAGACGGTCGGCAGTTCATGGTCCAGGGCTGGAAGGAAGAGCATGAATTTGAACCGGGCACGGTCTTTCACCTTCGGGAAGCGGATCTGCACCAGGAGGTGTACGGCCTGCCTGAGTGGATCAGCGCCTTACAGTCAGCGTTGCTGAATGAATCGGCCACGCTATTTCGCCGCAAGTACTACGAGAACGGTAGTCACGCCGGCTTCATCCTCTACATGACTGACGCTGCGCAGAACGAAGCGGACGTCGATTCACTGCGCAAAGCGCTTAAGGATTCCAAAGGGCCTGGCAACTTCCGCAACCTGTTCGTGTATTCGCCCAACGGCAAAAAAGACGGGTTGCAGATCATCCCCGTCAGCGAAGTGACGGCCAAGGACGAATTCAACTCGATCAAAAACCAGACCCGCGACGACGTGCTGGCCAGTTTGCGTATTCCGCCACAGTTGATGGGCATTGTGCCGCAGAACGCGGGTGGGTTCGGTTCGATCAGGGAGGCAGCACAGATCTATGCAGCCAATGAACTGGAGCCAATTCAGGCGCGTATGAAGCAGGTGAATGATTGGATAGGAGAGGAAGTAATCAAGTTTGAAAGATATGAACTAGGGGCAGAAATTTAA
- a CDS encoding crotonase/enoyl-CoA hydratase family protein, which yields MSELIAYHLEDGIATLTLSNGKVNAISPAVVSAFNEALDQAEKDRAVVVITGTPGILSGGYDLKVMTAGPKEAIGLVTSGSTLARRLLSHPFPVIVACPGHAVAKGAFLLLSADYRIGVEGPFSIGLNEVAIGMTMHHAGIELARDRLRKSAFHRSVINAEMFDPQGALQAGFLDKVVAPEELHAAAMEAARQLKKINMNAHKHTKLKVRKELLEALDDAIIQDQGHILS from the coding sequence ATGAGTGAGTTGATTGCCTACCACCTCGAAGACGGTATCGCGACCCTGACCTTGAGCAACGGCAAGGTGAATGCCATTTCTCCTGCAGTGGTCAGTGCATTTAATGAAGCGCTGGACCAGGCGGAGAAGGACCGGGCGGTGGTGGTGATCACTGGCACGCCAGGGATTCTGTCGGGTGGTTATGATTTGAAGGTGATGACCGCCGGCCCTAAAGAGGCGATCGGCCTGGTGACGTCTGGTTCGACGTTGGCGCGTCGCCTGTTGTCGCACCCGTTCCCGGTGATTGTGGCGTGCCCTGGGCATGCGGTGGCCAAAGGGGCGTTCCTGCTGTTGTCGGCCGATTACCGGATTGGCGTGGAAGGCCCGTTCAGCATTGGCCTTAACGAAGTAGCGATTGGCATGACCATGCACCATGCCGGTATCGAGTTGGCGCGGGATCGTCTGCGCAAGTCGGCATTCCACCGGTCGGTGATCAATGCCGAGATGTTCGACCCACAGGGCGCCTTGCAAGCGGGTTTCCTCGACAAGGTGGTGGCACCGGAGGAATTGCATGCCGCCGCAATGGAAGCCGCGCGTCAGTTGAAGAAGATCAATATGAACGCCCACAAGCACACCAAGTTGAAAGTGCGCAAGGAACTGCTGGAAGCCCTGGACGACGCCATCATTCAGGACCAGGGGCACATTCTGAGTTAA